The DNA segment CCGCCAAACGGGTCTCGGAAGGTCGCGATGACCCTCCGCGCTACTTCCTCCTGCTCTTGTGGTCGGCCGCTTCGCGCTCCAGGACGGCCAGGCGGGTGTAGTAGTCCGGGAACTCCGTCAGGTGGGCAAGCGCGATCTTCCCGGTGACGATCGGATCGTTCCCGCTGACGTCGGTCTCCGGGTCTCTGGGCCTATATTCGAGCTCGACGCCAAGCCCCATGCGGAACTGCTCGAGATCGCACCCCAGAGCGCCGAAGTCCAGAGCGCCGAAGT comes from the Candidatus Binatia bacterium genome and includes:
- a CDS encoding DUF5661 family protein, whose amino-acid sequence is MTVETVKLATKRSFTTDEARAISTQLGIDFGALDFGALGCDLEQFRMGLGVELEYRPRDPETDVSGNDPIVTGKIALAHLTEFPDYYTRLAVLEREAADHKSRRK